TTTGTGATTGGAATCACTTTTTAGTAATGTCATTTGGTGATTGAAAACACTTTTTAGTGATCTTctgaagaaaaccaaaaatttatatcgatattaaataattattttgcttaaaataatatgttattttatgatTGTGTACTCATAGGCTTCTAATTTGCTGTCAACAGAATGACTATCGATAATATCATCATCACCGATCATACTCCACGAACGTTGCTCAAGTCCAAACGGATGCAACCGTGACAACTGTTGAAACAGAAACATCCAATGTTTCAGGAGGTAACAATGCCAATGAAACACACACCATAACCTGTGCGGTGCTGGTTCTTATCATGTGGGTACACCTGAAGTCACCACAAGTGCTCCGGTTGCAAATCCAAGCCCTCCGGCAATACCAGCTACAACCAATAAATGATCGCTGCCAGACAAATTTGATGGCAAATGCTTCAAAACATGGCAGAAGACAGTGATGTTCTTCCTAACAACACTTAAATTGGGCAAATTCATCAAGGAAGACAATCCCATTTTGCCTCACGATATTGATGATGTCCACACTCTCTGAAATGCTGAGATATACATGCAATCTAACTTCCTATGTAAAGGATGAATTTTGGGTCTCTtcattgacccattgtaccgAATCTAGTGAGATTTCCACGGCGAAAAAACTATGAGATCATTAGACAAGAAGTACAGTGGTGAGGACGATGGCTCTCAAAAGCTTGTAGCTGCGAAGTTCCTTGATTTCAATATGGTGGATTCAAAGCCAATCACGAATTAATTTGAAGTTTTGCAGCTTTTGTGCTATGAAATTTTCGTTGAAAgaatgtccatctgcgagacattcacaactcaCAGCTTCATCGAGAAGCTCCATCCAGGGTGCTTAACTTTCAAGAACTACCTGAAgcacaaaaagaagaaagtgAGTCTTGAAGATGTTATCATGAGGCATTCAAATGGAATCCAGGAACCGAAATGCTGACAAGCACATCACTAAAGAGCACCATGCCAACATGGCCGAGTTGAAAGGCAAAGAAAGGCTAAGGTACAACTCTTCTGTAAGCCTTCTAAAACTGTTGCATCCTTGAAGGCTCTAGAATAAAGTTCACGAAAATGTCGTTGAAGAAAATGTGGAAAAAATCAAAGGGAAGTGTCAACAAAATTGGAAACAAGTCCACAACAAGATCAAAGATGAGTGCCACAACAAGATCAAAGATGAGAAGGATAAAGTCAATCTCACTGAGGAAACCTTTGGCAGTGGTGATTGAGCTCAACAACCCCAAAGAATGATGGCGACACATGATCtaccacccacatttgcactAAAAAGGCAATGTTCAACACCTATCAGAAGAGCAAAACTTAAGAGAAGTTGTTCATAGGAAAAACTGCAGTCTCCGAGGTTGAAGGTCACAGTAAGGTGATTTCGAAGATGACATCGGGACTTGAAGTCAATTTGCAGAATATGAAGCACCtgcctgacatgaggaagaacctggtTTCTGAAACCATGCTCAGGAGGAATAAAATCGCCATGACTCGTGAGGCTGACAAGCTCATGATTAGAAACAATAAGATTTACTTGGGTAAAGGATATGTTAAGGAGGGATTGGTCAAGATGAATGTAATGATCGTTCCTTTGTACGTAGCTgtaaaagtttcaatgaataagaagaagctaattttttattttgttgattcTTTTAGTATATAGTGCAAACGATTCGACCATGTGAACCACAAATCGATACAAATATTAATGAATCAAAATATAATCCGAAAATgcaaaacaactaaaaatgtgTTAAGTATGCGTACATGCTAAGCTCACAAAACGTCGTCACCTCATGTCAAAAGAACTAATGAACCTCTAGTTTTAATTCATACACATTGGtatgatttaaaatacatacaaaatAGATGTGCGAAAAATACTGTGGCATACAATTACGACAGTGTTTGTGATATGGATGGGTTTAAAAACTGACAAAAACGATACAATCCACTAGTGAACATATAACATGGGCACATAAGTAAGATGTGAAACATAATACAACCTAAAAAGGGCTACACACCAAATCAACATTTACGACCTACAAAACTCTAATGACAGGAGACTAACATCTCAAAAAATGCATCCAAAAACACATAACAATCAATTGTTAGTCCTTCGTAAGATTTAAagcacattaaaaaaaattccctCACGACACCTTCATTAACAAAATTGTTCAACATAAAATATCAACACGCCTAATGAAatcaaaacacatataaaattacaaacatttcacatataacaaaaataaattttgatcaaaatctgaaagaatgtCCTAGTATTCATTGTTGTAATGTTTATGTATGTCTCGGTTCAGGTTGAGCTGGGTTAGTTTAAGCTTAACCGGAACGCACATGTATTATCACGTGTATAGTTTATTGTAAAACGGTGTAGTATAAGCCGTTCAGCTCAACCACTTGACACTCACTCTCTTGGATCTTATACGATCAAGAAAACAGATAGAGAAAACACCAAGAGAGAACGAGAGAGACAAAGGCGTCACTGATCTGAGAGCTCGAGTTTGAGCGTGATAGTGGATTGCTGGAGTACCAGCTTCGGTGAGTGTAAACGCTCTTCCACATTGGAGGAGTGCGGTGAACACCaggtaaaaatatgttttcttttgttgtttggTTGACAGAGAATACATCGTAGTAAATCAAGGTCATAATCATATCGTGAATCCTCacaaattggtatcagagctctgGGTGGGGCAAAATCAGATTACGCGATTCAAGATATACGTTCTCTCGAAGGAAGATTCAAAGATTGCTAGATCCAAAGTTGACATCGAGAAATTCGACGGAGATGGTGACTTCTCTTTGTGGAAGTGCATGATGTACGCTTACCTTAGCGTATCGGGACTTAAAGATTTACTCGTGACCAAGAAGAAAACATAGGAGACTAAAGAAGAGGAATCAGATCAAGATGATCctaagaagctgaagaagaagccaaattAGAGAGGTGCGAGAAGGCAATGAATACTATCTTCTTGAATGTTGGTGACCACGTACTGAGCAAGACTAAGAGATGCACAACCGCTGCAGATACATGGTCTCTTCTCGAGGCTTTGTATATGCCTAAGTCACTACCTAATCGTGTTCATGCCCAGCTCAAGTTGTATGGGTTCATGATGCATGATCACCAATCTATTGCTTAAAATATAGACAACTTCAAGGTATAAACGGTTACTTCCAACTCTCTAGACGATATAAACGGTTACTTTCAACTCTCTCTTCTCCGAGAGTCTCTCGTCTTATTAGAGATAAAATATCTCATATCGGAAATTCAATggaattctaaaaaatatatataaatagatgtGCCACTTCTCTTATCACCAAATTAATTTTCAGTTGGAAGCCTATAATAAACTTGAATCTAATACGATATCAGAGCCCAGATCCTAATACGCTAAACCCCTAATTAATACAGTATAACCCTACCCGACCGAATATAAAAAAGTCGTAATTGACTCGCTCGGCCGAGTATAACTGTAAGTTCTGAGATTTCTGACCGATAAGAGTCATTATCTCGAAGAAGAATATTAAGAGATATAATATCCCACATTGAGAATTCAATAGAActttaactaatatataaagggttaggatTAATCCATTAATCAccaatctaaactattaaaacagaagtaaaATTAGAATTAACCCTAACTTTTCCCTAATAATTACAATCATAtcaaatgccattaacattaaAACTACTATTTTAATACATCATTAAGAGGCTTTCTCCAAAACTTACTTTGTACCGATTAACTTTGATTTTGTTCCCCAAATAAATTGATACTACAAATACATCTAATTAATTGATACAATAAGAACAATCATAAACCGGACCTTTTAAATCCAGTCATAAACCGCATGTATATTGACTTAGTGTGATTGAACCctacaaaattattttcttcaaaaccaGTAATAAACCAACTGAAATCAATCTGTTATAAACCAAATATTTCAAAACCACTTAGTTATAATCCTTTCTCATTCCAATATCCATTTTTATATGCTAAATTTGGAAAGTAGTTTGCACACTGTCAAAACCTAAATAGTGAACCGACCATACAgatcaataaaattaaattgaagCAAATACACTATTAAAATTCGGTTATCAATTAGTATTTAAAACTGTTTAACGAATTTGAAAGTGATATATTCAGATCAATATGTGAAGATCAACTTGTGTATTAATGAATAGTATAGTCAAAGAATATATGAAGATGATGTCACAAATGTTAATACAaatcaataataacttaaaacTCACGTCATATCCTACAAAATATTGTACAAATCTTAATAAAGAAACAACTTACTTATATTACacaaaattttagcaaaaaaaactatttactTATATCACGTGAAATCTTCATTTTCTATTTCTAATtctaatagtatatattttcaagattttattctctcttttttaaGTGTTGTAAATGtgaatttatttgttatataaaataAGTGGGAAGAcatataaattgaaaataaataaaaacattccaacaaatatttttaaatagatatattaacatacataaaatattaaataatttaatttaatcaaccagtcattaaatttatcttttataaattgagaatcaaatgtataatatcaaatatttatatcaaaacAAATGTCCGGTGGGACGCacagtcaaaatctagttggtTTTAATCTGGAATGCCATGATACATCTGAATCTAACACTTCTCTATCCTCTTCTAAAATTTCAATGGATGAGATGATTCAATCTTCTATTGTAATATAGTTCGATCAATTTTCACTTTCGCTTGTCGGATTTCACTTTTGTTTTGAcgattttctttgtttttcaatcTTAAATCAGATATGTTCTTCACGCACTCTTTGTTTTTCTAATTTAGGattgaattttaataaaatttgtggCAAGCTTCATCTCTCGTTCTTAAGTGGTTCTAATTCCGTCTGTCTTTAAAATTTTCTCCTCCTTCATCCGGTCATTCTCAATTTCGTATTCTGAAAATATCAACCTTTTCTTACTACGACTTTGGCAAAGTATTCTGAAGAATCAAAGAGTTGAGTTTTGGAAGCtagattttatgatttttgttcATTCTTATCATATATAATAGGGCCTTAATTGGGTTCAAAGTTGTAATGGGCTTTTTTGATTTGATTCCATTGGTAACGACATTAGCCTTTGGGCTTATAAATGAAATGCTGACAAGGAAAAGAAAAACGTATAGAATTGAACCCAAGTCAATTGTGAAGAAAAACGAATTGCCTTACCCTAATAACCAACCCACCCCCTTTGGTGTATCGTAATTGCACAAAGTAAGGATTCAACAATCATGCTTCTGGGTGAAACGTCACTCCACGACACATACTACGAGATCCTCTCCGTCAAAGAAGACGCGAGCTATGACCAAATCCGCAACAGCTATCGATCCGCCATCCTCCACTCGCACCCAGATAAGCTAAAAACCTCTCGTTGTTGTAGCTCAGACGAGAAGTTTCTCAAGATCCAAAAGGCGTGGCAAGTCCTAAGCGATGCAGAGCTGCGCGTGGTTTACGACAACGACCTTCGGTCTTCGAGACAGGACGGAGGAACCACTGCTGATGAGATTAGTATAGAGGATATGTCGGTGGAGATCACTGGAGAAGACATGGAGATTT
This genomic stretch from Brassica napus cultivar Da-Ae chromosome C9, Da-Ae, whole genome shotgun sequence harbors:
- the LOC106359691 gene encoding DPH4 homolog; translated protein: MLLGETSLHDTYYEILSVKEDASYDQIRNSYRSAILHSHPDKLKTSRCCSSDEKFLKIQKAWQVLSDAELRVVYDNDLRSSRQDGGTTADEISIEDMSVEITGEDMEIFYQCRCGDYFSVDPSELETMGFELLRDGDCVQVRRLGASVASVVLPCGSCSLKTRVWVDSDMKIPFQDDSELRNLS